The Hordeum vulgare subsp. vulgare chromosome 7H, MorexV3_pseudomolecules_assembly, whole genome shotgun sequence DNA window GCCATGCGGCTACAAACAGAGGAAAGGTGACGGCGACCGCACAGGGCGTCTCAACGGATCAATTGCTGGAGGTGGTAGGCCACGAAGGGGGAGGGGAAGCAGCGGCGTGCAGAGGAAGGAGAGAAACTAGGACACACATGGGAGGAGGGGAAACAACGACACGCTGACAAGGACTTGGCAAGCCACCATTTAGGTTGGGAGGGGATGAGCGGAGCGACAGGGGTGGGTGGAGGGATAAACCCTAGTTCTTCAGGATCGGGGACATTGGGAGGGGTTATGGGCCAAATAATCAGGCCAGGTCCTCATGAGGGGAAGTAGCGGCATGTAGAGGGAGGAGAGAAAGCTAGGACACTCATGGGAGAAGGGGAAACGGCGACACACTGACGAGGACCTGGCAAGCCACCATCTAGGTTAGGAGGGAATGAGAGGAGCGACAAGGGTGGTTGGAGGGTAGTTCTTTAGGTTGGGGACATTGGGAGGGGTTATTGACCAAATAATCGGGCTTTGTTTGCTCATGAGTTAGCAGGCCAACATCGACTAATCGGCCTCACAACCATTTAATCGGCCCAATAGATCATTTAATCGTCCTGACAAGTTATCGCTATGAATAGGAGTTACTCGATTCGGTCACCCCGTGAGTAGCTAACCGTCACTTAACTGATTAATCAGATGAATTCTTAAACATTGCTTGTGgagttgtttttctttttgttattTCAGTCCCTGTTCGCAGCAAGTCTTGGTCACAACCTTTTTTAGGGCTTTGTAAACTTAAAAGGTGAGAGCACATGTTTAGTTGTTGATTTTTTTTAGCGAGTATTAGTTGTTGAATCTGTTGTAGTTGCAAATTGAGCTTTCACGTTTTCCTATAATTTTTCGTTTTTATCTAATTTTAGCTATGTATCTGTGCAATTGCTGCAGGTTATTGATGGAGAATAGAAGTGAATAAAACTCTTGAAGTTTTCAGTCAACTCCGTCATGCGCCCTAGTAGAGAATATAGCTTTCAGACCCCCTTATCTATCTTGTTAGAGCATTTCTAGCACACTCTCTAAACAGATTAAACTCATAAAAAAAAAAGATGTTTACAATTTCGGTCGAAAAAATGATGTGGAACAGACCACGTAAAACTTGTTCGACCCTTAAACTTTTTAAGGGGCACGGTAAATCCATGgacgaaaatcttatatatactgTTTCGAAGGCAATATATAGTTAAACCCGTAAACCAATCAAACCTCGTCGGAGTAGACGCGTCGCCGCGGAACTTGTTGGAAATTACCTGGAAGTCACCGGAATCCACCACGACACATCGGAAGAAGCCGCCACATGCTGGAATTTGCCGCCTCTGGTCCCAATTGCGGCCGATTTTACCTTCATTGCCGAGGCGAAGCCCTTTAGGGACACGGCGGAGCAGGTCACCTGCGGCCCGAATCAGGGCGTGACGACACCGGAGAAGAGCGAGGCAGGAGTGAGGGAGCTCGCACGGCTACATCCAGGAACGTGCACGTGGAGGCGGACAATGTCAGGCTTAAATCGAGGACGGACGGGCGTCAGAGAACGTgcagtcggggcgagcggcgcatGGCTCCTTTATTGCATTTGTGGCTCGGAACTGGTGGCGCCAAGACAAGGCGGGGGCGAGGCAAGCGGCGTCGGGGTCTAGAACAAGACATGCCGTGGCCGAAGACGTCTTTCGAAAATTCATGTCACAACTTTGATCAACATCGTGTTCGGTAGAGTAAGCGAATCCGCTTGTTTGATTGAGTACcatccgccccgactgaaaaacaatACTTCTGCAGGTCCTGACGAAGTACCCTTAGTGAACCGGAGTGCAGCAGCACACGTTGACAAGCTTCTTGGCGGACTCTTGGTGGAAGGCTTGGATCAAGAATCCTGCCACAGCCGGTACCAGTCCGCCGTGTACCGTCGGAACGCCGGCAGGCAACCTTCGCAGCACCTGCTCACAAAACTGCGGAGCCACGAAGCCCTTCAAAGGCGGTGCGGCCCGGGCACTGCCGCCTACACCAACGCCCTGGAGCAGCTCAAGTCCGGCAAGAGCGTCGCGTCACCGGAGTGCAGGTACCTGGTCTCCATCTCGTACCGCGGCCTCGGCAACCGGATCATCGCCGCGGCGTCGTCATTCCTCTACGCGGCGCTCACCGGCCGCGTCTTCCTCGTCGACCCCAGCAACGGGATGGCCGAGCTGTTCTGCGAGCCCTTCCCCAACACGTCGTGGCTGCTGCCTCCGGGCTTCCCGCTCGTGAGCTATCAGGGCTTCTACCTCTCCACGCCGGAGCGGTACGGGAAAATGCGGGAGAACGGTATGCTCAGAACCGGCGAGGTAAACGGGTCCGCCGCCGCAGAGCTGCCGGCGTTCGCCTACATCCACCTCGACCACAACCAGACGGACCACGACAAGCTCTTCTTCTGCGACGACGACCAGCGGCTCATGTCCAGCATCCAGTGGCTGGTGATGAGGACGGACGGGTACATCGCGCCGGGCCTTTTCCTCGTGAGGGCGTTTCAGGAGGAGCTGGACGGTCTCTTCCCGGAGCGCGACGCCGTGTTCCACCACCTCGGCCGGTACCTGTTCCATCCGACCAACCGCGTCTGGGGCCTCATCACGCGCTACCACGACGCGCACCTCGCGCGGGCACGGCGCGTGGTCGGCGTCCAGGTGCGCGTCTTCCCGTGGCAGGATGGGTCGCCGGAGCTCCTGGAGCAGATCAAGACGTGCACGCAGAAGAAGAAGCTGCTCCCGGCGGtgctggaggaggaagacgacgggccGGCGGTTACGACGACGCCCGGCCGCGCCAAACCCACCGCTGTTCTGATCACCTCCCTCAAGGCTTGGTACTACGACAAGATCAAAGCGGTGTACTGGGAGCGCGCGACGGCGAACGGCGAGGTGGTGGTCGTGGACCAGCCGAGCCACGAGGAGATCCAGCGATACCATGTGAAGTCGCACGAACGCAAGGCCTGGGCGGAGGTGTACCTGCTGAGCACGGCGGATACGTTGGTGACCACCGCCGAGTCGACGTTCGGGTACGTGGCGCAGGGGCTCGGCGGAATGAGGCCGTGGGTGCTGAGGATGGGGATGATCAACACCACGGTGAGCTGGCCGTGCAGCAGGGACATGTCCATGGAGCCGTGCTACCATGTCGCGCCGGTGTACGACTGCAAGCGACGCCGAGATGCCGGCAAGATCGTGCCGCATGTGCGCCACTGCGAGGATTGGCCAACGGGGTTGAAGCTAGTTGATCCAAAGGATTAGTGAAAAAGGAGTACAATAAGACCATTACCGAATTATCAACAATTGCTGGAGCATCTAATTCGAAGTGTATAGCGTTATTTCCAGTTAAGTTTTTTTTTACCTGTTAGTGCTAAGTTATATTTTTCTAACTTGGATAGAGCTTTATTAGTTAGCACTGATCCAAAGGTTCAGATAACACTAGTGAAATACTCCATACGTCCGAAAATAATTGTCGTACGAATAGATGTATCTAGATATATATTTTatttctagatacatccatttttatcatTTTGGCAACAAATAATTCCGGACGATGGGTGTATGAAACTTTGCCCGGCAATGTCAGGTTGGTTGCCAAATGCATTTCATCGGTATCTATTTATCTATCTATTTTATTCTATGTCCTCTGTACCTGATATACTTGTAGTTTTTTTTTCATCGAATATACTTGTAGTTAGGAGAACTATAAGTGGACTAGTTCTTGCCAACTACAAGTATTTAAAGTATTATAGTTTTTTTTGAATGCCGGCAGGAGagctgccaaattcattggccagAAGAAGGTATTACAAGAACTGGACTGCTCAGTTTATTGCGGAAAACCGGGCAAAAACCATAGCAACGTCTAACTAGACTAGACCTAGAGCACCACAAGACATACAAGGCGTCGGAAGGCGAAACCCCACAACACACTTGGCCGGGCACTCGAGCGCCTTCGCTGCTACGAGAGTGCACACCGACAACCGTCGTACCATACCGGGCAGCCGCGAGCATATCCATAGACCTCGAGAAACATCAGAGAGGAACGATAGGTCCGAAAGAGAAAAACCTATGCCCCACCAATCTCCCGAGCCAAGCCGACATAGCTCGCCCCACGCAATTGCATGTGAAGGATGCTCCTGTTGCTCTCCTCATCGACCAAAGCAGCCTGCTCCAAACGAAAGCACCACCAAAGACTCCACACACTTCCAAACATTGCCTGCTCCAAAAACCACCGCA harbors:
- the LOC123408340 gene encoding fucosyltransferase 2-like; this translates as MKDTTPADPEGCKRWAPATNAVLVAFLLIVPPIFLLLGGRNGERPSVWIKTAVSGLRRVPVRSKSWSQPFLGLCKLKSYVSVQLLQNKTCRGRRRLSKIHVTTLINIVFGRVSESACLIEYHPPRLKNNTSAGPDEVPLVNRSAAAHVDKLLGGLLVEGLDQESCHSRYQSAVYRRNAGRQPSQHLLTKLRSHEALQRRCGPGTAAYTNALEQLKSGKSVASPECRYLVSISYRGLGNRIIAAASSFLYAALTGRVFLVDPSNGMAELFCEPFPNTSWLLPPGFPLVSYQGFYLSTPERYGKMRENGMLRTGEVNGSAAAELPAFAYIHLDHNQTDHDKLFFCDDDQRLMSSIQWLVMRTDGYIAPGLFLVRAFQEELDGLFPERDAVFHHLGRYLFHPTNRVWGLITRYHDAHLARARRVVGVQVRVFPWQDGSPELLEQIKTCTQKKKLLPAVLEEEDDGPAVTTTPGRAKPTAVLITSLKAWYYDKIKAVYWERATANGEVVVVDQPSHEEIQRYHVKSHERKAWAEVYLLSTADTLVTTAESTFGYVAQGLGGMRPWVLRMGMINTTVSWPCSRDMSMEPCYHVAPVYDCKRRRDAGKIVPHVRHCEDWPTGLKLVDPKD